The following proteins are encoded in a genomic region of Arachis ipaensis cultivar K30076 chromosome B02, Araip1.1, whole genome shotgun sequence:
- the LOC110268677 gene encoding eukaryotic translation initiation factor 4 gamma-like — protein sequence MDPPYIYEDIVQHRFYVVAAEIRTRMYILRDHPFHHPIDTPQFNPDMPYEFPLQWLHPDAPFHPFHDGPVPHQHPDQPADQADPEPEPMEEHFPEPVPEEDIPVEQISVSSSEPSSEEPLTASISGPASAGQTSSTSASAPPEIIEISDDEDEDPEDLGCLCGNLMRGIRFIA from the exons ATGGACCCTCCCTATATATACGAGGATATAGTACAGCATAGGTTTTATGTAGTAGCTGCGGAGATTAGGACTCGTATGTACATTCTGCGTGATCATCCTTTCCATCACCCGATTGACACTCCACAGTTTAACCCCGACATGCCCTATGAGTTCCCACTGCAGTGGCTCCACCCGGATGCTCCATTTCACCCGTTTCATGATGGGCCGGTGCCTCACCAGCATCCCGATCAGCCTGCGGATCAGGCGGACCCTGAGCCTGAGCCCATGGAGGAGCATTTTCCAGAGCCTGTACCAGAGGAGGACATCCCCGTGGAGCAGATCTCAGTATCTTCTTCCGAGCCATCTTCTGAGGAGCCGCTCACCGCCTCTATTAGTGGACCGGCGAGTGCTGGTCAGACCAGTAGCACGAGTGCCAGTGCCCCTCCCGAGATTATAGAGATTTCCGATGACGAGGACGAGGATCCTGAGGA Ttta GGATGCCTCTGCGGGAATTTGATGCGAGGGATTCGTTTCATAGCGTGA